The following coding sequences lie in one Treponema socranskii subsp. buccale genomic window:
- a CDS encoding methyltransferase → MDKALYNAEKFTTDDIRAVDAKFEAQKIAFAPLAFQAIRTMIDLNILRAIESAGDKGITRAALAEKTGVSEYGVGVLCEMALGMNVIKLTKDSIADGSADAGKTEKFIIGKIGWMLLEDDLTKVNFNFTNDICYMGAYDLDESIRTGKPAGLKYFGTQWATIYEALSSLPDRAKHSWFAFDHFYSDIAFPEALPIVFGDKPQHLVDIGGNTAKWAVACCAYDKEVHVTIVDLPGQTAVAEKNAANAGFADRIAVHPCNVLDETTSLPASPDAVWMSQFLDCFSLPQVTKILTKVYKAAKPETNVYVLEPLWDKQRFEASSYSLQATSLYFTCMANGTSKMYRFRELVDAVEAAGFALKHEHHNLGSNSYSLLVFRKRA, encoded by the coding sequence ATGGATAAAGCTCTCTATAATGCGGAAAAATTTACAACGGACGATATCCGCGCCGTCGACGCGAAATTCGAAGCGCAAAAGATAGCGTTCGCCCCGCTCGCATTTCAAGCGATACGCACCATGATCGACTTAAATATTTTGCGGGCAATCGAAAGCGCCGGAGACAAAGGTATCACGAGAGCGGCCCTCGCCGAAAAAACGGGCGTTTCGGAATACGGCGTCGGAGTGCTCTGCGAAATGGCGCTCGGCATGAATGTCATAAAACTCACAAAAGACAGCATAGCGGACGGCAGCGCCGATGCCGGCAAAACCGAAAAATTTATCATCGGAAAAATCGGCTGGATGCTGCTCGAAGATGATTTAACAAAGGTGAATTTCAATTTTACAAACGATATCTGTTATATGGGCGCTTACGATTTGGATGAATCGATCCGAACGGGAAAACCGGCAGGATTGAAATATTTCGGCACGCAGTGGGCGACGATCTACGAAGCGCTCTCTTCGCTGCCCGACCGGGCAAAACACAGCTGGTTCGCGTTCGACCACTTTTACAGCGACATCGCTTTTCCGGAAGCGCTGCCTATCGTATTCGGCGACAAGCCGCAGCATCTCGTCGACATCGGCGGCAACACCGCAAAGTGGGCAGTTGCATGCTGCGCCTATGACAAAGAGGTACATGTGACGATCGTCGATTTACCCGGACAGACGGCCGTCGCCGAAAAAAATGCGGCAAATGCCGGATTCGCGGACAGGATCGCCGTTCACCCGTGCAACGTGCTCGACGAAACGACATCGCTCCCCGCGTCGCCCGATGCCGTATGGATGAGTCAATTCCTCGATTGTTTTTCGCTTCCGCAGGTGACGAAAATTTTAACGAAAGTATATAAAGCGGCGAAGCCCGAAACGAATGTGTACGTACTCGAGCCGCTGTGGGACAAACAGCGCTTTGAAGCGAGCTCGTATTCGCTGCAGGCGACGTCGCTTTACTTTACGTGCATGGCGAACGGCACGAGCAAAATGTACCGCTTTCGCGAACTCGTCGATGCCGTCGAAGCGGCAGGCTTTGCACTGAAGCACGAACATCACAATCTCGGATCGAACAGCTATTCGCTGCTCGTGTTCCGCAAGAGGGCCTAG
- a CDS encoding beta-ketoacyl synthase chain length factor — MARIVVSNITAWASGLESNEDWKKWARGEKSILPTNDAPKLEYTDAIFRRRLSQISKMTIQVIHDLLEKSEAAKDMPQTFVSCRGELAREFSVSKKLVEEKEVSPAAFSLSVFNTPIALATIAFGLRGGYSAIFPSHGNFRNAFEGACAPILSGEEKEVMLVYADELVPEAYKALGTENFEPLAFAAVLSLSKNGVAISDVSAVPERAADFLKNIILEDTAF; from the coding sequence GTGGCACGGATTGTCGTTTCAAACATAACAGCGTGGGCGTCCGGACTCGAGTCGAACGAAGATTGGAAAAAATGGGCGCGCGGTGAAAAATCGATTCTACCGACAAACGACGCACCGAAGCTCGAATACACCGATGCCATTTTCCGAAGAAGGCTCAGCCAAATAAGCAAAATGACGATTCAAGTCATTCACGACCTGCTCGAAAAATCCGAAGCGGCAAAAGATATGCCGCAAACCTTCGTCTCCTGCCGAGGTGAACTCGCTCGCGAATTTTCGGTGAGCAAAAAACTCGTCGAAGAAAAAGAAGTGTCACCTGCGGCTTTTTCGCTTTCCGTGTTCAACACTCCGATCGCGCTTGCAACGATTGCCTTCGGTTTGAGAGGAGGATATTCGGCTATCTTTCCGTCTCACGGCAATTTCCGAAACGCCTTTGAAGGAGCCTGCGCGCCGATTCTTTCCGGCGAAGAAAAAGAAGTCATGCTCGTATACGCGGACGAACTCGTTCCCGAAGCATACAAAGCTCTCGGCACGGAAAACTTCGAACCGCTTGCGTTTGCAGCCGTCCTTTCTCTTTCGAAAAACGGTGTCGCTATTTCCGACGTGTCCGCAGTTCCCGAACGAGCCGCGGATTTTTTAAAGAATATTATTTTAGAGGACACAGCATTTTGA